The Listeria welshimeri serovar 6b str. SLCC5334 genome has a window encoding:
- a CDS encoding ring-cleaving dioxygenase, whose translation MIKDLKGIHHVTAMTSSAEKNYAFFTEVLGMRLVKKTVNQDDIHTYHLFFADDKGSAGTDMTFFDFPNLPKGRHGTDSISRVAFRVPSDAALEYWLDRLEQLEVPHSDIKTLFGKKYLTFQDFDDQQLQLISDENNEGVAAGTPWKNGPVPEKYAIYGLGPVFLTVVSLKNMDAILQTILGFRKITEENGLHLYEVGEGGNGAQVIVEERTDIPAAMQGYGGVHHVAFRVEDHEELQKWIDRMNTIEAPNSGYVNRFYFESLYVPVSERILFEFATDGPGFASDEPYETLGEKLALPPFLEPKRAEIEKMVRPIDTKRS comes from the coding sequence ATGATTAAAGATTTAAAAGGAATTCACCATGTAACAGCAATGACAAGTAGCGCCGAGAAGAATTATGCTTTTTTTACAGAAGTTTTAGGAATGCGTTTAGTGAAAAAAACGGTTAACCAAGACGATATTCATACGTACCATTTATTTTTCGCGGATGACAAAGGTTCAGCGGGAACAGATATGACATTTTTTGACTTTCCTAATTTACCAAAAGGACGTCATGGAACAGATAGTATTTCTCGTGTAGCTTTCCGGGTTCCAAGTGATGCGGCATTAGAATATTGGCTTGACCGCTTGGAACAGTTAGAAGTACCGCACAGTGATATTAAAACATTATTTGGTAAAAAATATCTGACTTTCCAAGATTTTGACGATCAACAATTACAACTAATTTCGGATGAAAATAACGAAGGCGTGGCTGCTGGAACTCCGTGGAAAAATGGGCCGGTTCCAGAGAAATACGCGATTTATGGCTTAGGACCAGTCTTTTTAACAGTTGTTTCTTTGAAAAACATGGATGCTATTTTACAAACTATTTTAGGCTTTAGAAAAATTACAGAAGAAAATGGGCTTCATTTATATGAAGTAGGTGAAGGTGGAAATGGAGCGCAAGTCATTGTCGAAGAGCGTACTGATATCCCTGCTGCAATGCAAGGTTACGGTGGGGTGCATCATGTAGCTTTCCGAGTAGAAGATCATGAAGAGTTGCAAAAATGGATTGACCGTATGAATACAATTGAAGCACCTAATTCTGGTTATGTAAACCGCTTCTATTTTGAATCTTTATATGTGCCGGTTTCGGAACGCATTTTATTTGAATTTGCGACAGATGGCCCAGGTTTTGCGAGTGATGAACCATATGAAACTCTCGGTGAAAAACTAGCTTTACCACCATTTTTAGAACCAAAACGCGCTGAAATTGAAAAAATGGTTCGCCCAATTGATACGAAACGGAGCTGA
- a CDS encoding alpha/beta hydrolase, translating into MEHIFIPGKNKELAPLLLLHGTGGDEKSLVEVAEFIASDAAVLSLRGDIKEGGANRFFKRFHDGSLDLEDLESKTAELITTTRELAEKYELDFEQMIAVGYSNGANIAANALLQAENSFHKAILFHAMPAGNKQPEFSISHRNVFLSAGLNDPLITAKASEELVEILEKRGAKVETVWTAAGHSLTMEELEEAKKWYQNNQK; encoded by the coding sequence ATGGAACATATTTTTATTCCAGGTAAAAATAAAGAGTTAGCCCCATTATTACTACTTCACGGGACAGGCGGTGATGAAAAGTCGCTTGTCGAAGTAGCAGAATTTATCGCAAGTGATGCTGCTGTTCTATCGTTACGCGGAGATATTAAAGAAGGCGGAGCAAATCGGTTTTTCAAAAGATTTCATGATGGTAGTTTGGACTTAGAAGATCTGGAAAGTAAAACAGCAGAATTAATCACAACTACGCGTGAATTGGCTGAGAAATATGAACTTGATTTTGAACAAATGATTGCTGTAGGCTATTCTAATGGAGCCAATATTGCCGCAAATGCACTGCTTCAAGCGGAAAATAGTTTCCATAAAGCGATTTTATTTCATGCGATGCCAGCGGGAAATAAGCAACCCGAATTTTCGATTAGTCACCGTAATGTATTTTTGTCAGCTGGTTTAAATGATCCACTTATTACAGCAAAAGCATCCGAAGAGTTAGTTGAAATCCTCGAAAAACGTGGTGCAAAAGTTGAAACAGTATGGACCGCAGCAGGGCATTCTCTTACAATGGAGGAACTAGAAGAAGCAAAAAAATGGTATCAAAACAACCAGAAATGA
- a CDS encoding flavin reductase family protein, which produces MTIFKSADLSQKENYKFLTGSIIPRPIAFVTTLAEDGVTVNAAPFSFFNVVSSDPAIVSIAVQRAEGKQKDTARNAAFTKELNIHIVSETFVAEMNKTAARLAPNVSEIDDTNLHLEFVPGMKTPKITEANIILTAKLEQIIPIKNDSGEIVTDLVLARIITYDFADEVFDSEHQYILPEKLTPVARLAGNDYTKLGEIFRIERPN; this is translated from the coding sequence ATGACTATTTTTAAAAGTGCTGATTTATCCCAGAAAGAAAACTATAAATTTTTAACTGGAAGCATTATTCCAAGGCCAATTGCTTTTGTAACTACGCTTGCTGAAGACGGGGTGACGGTTAACGCCGCCCCGTTCAGTTTTTTTAATGTCGTTTCAAGCGATCCAGCAATTGTTTCTATAGCTGTCCAGCGCGCAGAAGGCAAACAAAAAGATACGGCCAGAAATGCAGCTTTTACAAAAGAATTAAATATTCATATTGTTAGTGAGACGTTCGTTGCAGAAATGAATAAAACAGCTGCACGACTTGCACCTAATGTGAGCGAAATAGATGATACTAACTTGCATTTAGAGTTTGTCCCTGGGATGAAAACGCCAAAAATTACAGAAGCAAACATCATACTCACGGCTAAACTCGAACAAATCATTCCAATTAAAAACGATAGCGGCGAAATTGTTACTGACTTGGTTTTGGCACGTATTATCACGTATGATTTTGCTGATGAAGTATTTGATTCAGAGCATCAGTATATTTTGCCAGAAAAGCTTACACCAGTTGCTCGTCTAGCTGGAAATGACTATACGAAACTCGGCGAGATTTTCCGAATCGAACGTCCGAATTAA
- the hflX gene encoding GTPase HflX, whose translation MEKKVLIVGISQKQKDFDYSMEELANLAAANNMEVVGEIRQNIDRENRATYVGKGKVDEIKGLAEMQDARLIIFNDELSPSQIRNLEEALELDVMDRTGLILAIFANRAKTKEAQLQVQIAKLQYELPRIFGQGEDMDQQSGKGGLSNRGSGEKKIETDRRTIKHQIRHLQKELDMLVDDREVRRRKRKKNEIPVVSLVGYTNAGKSTTMNGLVRAYSETAEKQVFEKDMLFATLETSVREIVLPDNKQFLLTDTVGFVSKLPHQLVKAFRSTLEEARDADLLIHVVDYSDPHYKTMMKTTEETLKAVGVEDVPVIYAYNKADLLENEIYPKQTDNTIVFSARDEKSLEFLTEVIRKELFASHEKATFLIPFEAGKVVAYLNEHADVLETEYLENGTQIVAEVSPADLQKLAAYQVAE comes from the coding sequence ATGGAGAAAAAAGTATTAATCGTTGGTATCAGCCAAAAACAAAAAGATTTTGATTATTCAATGGAAGAATTAGCCAATTTAGCGGCTGCAAACAATATGGAAGTAGTGGGCGAAATACGTCAAAACATCGACCGTGAAAACCGCGCTACCTATGTTGGAAAAGGAAAAGTGGATGAAATCAAGGGTCTAGCAGAAATGCAGGATGCTCGCTTGATTATTTTTAATGACGAGCTTTCCCCTTCGCAAATTAGGAATTTAGAAGAAGCGCTTGAACTGGATGTTATGGACAGAACAGGTCTTATTCTAGCTATATTCGCAAATCGAGCAAAAACTAAAGAAGCACAACTTCAAGTCCAAATTGCTAAACTACAATATGAATTACCACGGATTTTCGGACAAGGCGAAGACATGGACCAACAAAGCGGGAAAGGCGGGCTCAGTAACCGTGGTTCTGGTGAAAAGAAAATCGAAACAGATCGCCGAACCATTAAACATCAAATACGCCATTTGCAAAAAGAGTTAGATATGCTCGTTGATGACCGTGAAGTACGTCGCCGAAAACGAAAGAAAAATGAGATTCCTGTTGTGTCGCTTGTTGGCTATACGAATGCTGGAAAATCAACCACGATGAATGGTTTAGTACGCGCCTATAGCGAAACTGCTGAAAAACAAGTTTTTGAGAAAGATATGCTTTTTGCCACACTTGAAACGAGCGTGCGCGAAATTGTTTTACCAGACAACAAGCAATTTTTACTAACAGATACAGTCGGTTTTGTTAGCAAACTTCCGCATCAATTAGTGAAAGCATTCCGTTCCACACTAGAAGAGGCGCGCGATGCGGATTTACTCATTCATGTGGTAGATTATTCCGATCCACATTATAAAACGATGATGAAGACTACAGAAGAAACACTCAAAGCAGTTGGTGTGGAAGATGTTCCAGTTATTTATGCATATAATAAAGCAGATCTTCTAGAAAATGAAATTTACCCTAAACAAACGGATAATACGATTGTTTTTTCAGCACGGGATGAAAAAAGTTTAGAATTTCTAACAGAAGTGATTCGTAAAGAATTATTCGCTAGTCATGAAAAAGCAACTTTTTTAATTCCTTTTGAAGCAGGGAAAGTGGTTGCTTATTTAAACGAACATGCGGATGTGTTAGAAACCGAATACTTGGAAAATGGCACACAAATTGTGGCTGAAGTTAGTCCAGCTGATTTACAAAAACTAGCAGCATATCAAGTAGCTGAATAA
- a CDS encoding metallophosphoesterase — translation MKKTGWGILGAVAAFTGYAYWSTKHLTVTNYEIISEKIPTEWDGATFVQLSDLHSASFGLYNNPLLSIVNELAPDAVFLTGDMIDGDESPFVAMAVVRKLAKEFPVFYVNGNHEGRSAFYEDFKADMEKHHVKVLENERYFLKKDDAPIIVAGVKDPRFVKEAWAEQELPKQEWEEAALKEVLDEATAHLSPDYFTILLAHRPEFWPLYQAYPVDLVLSGHAHGGQFRLPLTEGLFAPGQGFMPKWTAGIHLAGGKTLIVSRGLGNVTKLPRLFNDPEIIRITLKAKGDASGK, via the coding sequence ATGAAAAAAACTGGATGGGGGATACTTGGCGCAGTTGCTGCTTTTACTGGATACGCATACTGGTCAACGAAACACCTAACCGTAACAAATTATGAAATAATATCAGAAAAAATTCCGACAGAATGGGACGGCGCGACATTTGTTCAGTTGTCTGATCTGCATAGTGCTAGTTTTGGTCTATATAATAATCCTTTGCTTAGTATTGTAAATGAGCTGGCTCCGGACGCGGTTTTTTTGACCGGAGACATGATTGATGGGGATGAGTCGCCGTTTGTTGCTATGGCTGTCGTACGTAAATTAGCAAAAGAATTTCCAGTCTTCTATGTGAACGGCAACCATGAAGGTAGAAGCGCTTTTTACGAAGATTTTAAAGCAGATATGGAAAAGCATCATGTGAAAGTGCTTGAAAATGAGCGCTATTTTCTTAAAAAAGACGATGCCCCAATCATTGTAGCTGGTGTAAAAGATCCGCGTTTTGTTAAAGAAGCTTGGGCAGAGCAAGAACTACCTAAACAAGAATGGGAAGAAGCCGCATTAAAAGAAGTACTAGATGAGGCAACAGCTCATTTATCTCCAGACTACTTTACGATTTTACTGGCTCATCGCCCGGAGTTTTGGCCGCTTTATCAAGCCTATCCAGTTGATTTAGTTTTATCAGGTCATGCGCATGGCGGTCAATTTAGACTCCCGCTTACAGAAGGTCTTTTTGCACCAGGACAAGGCTTTATGCCAAAATGGACAGCGGGAATACATCTGGCTGGCGGAAAAACACTTATTGTTAGCCGAGGCTTAGGAAATGTAACCAAACTTCCACGTCTATTTAATGATCCTGAAATCATTCGGATTACCCTTAAAGCAAAAGGAGATGCTAGTGGAAAGTGA
- the lplA2 gene encoding lipoate protein ligase LplA2: MIYLDNEDVLDQAYNFAMEEYALRFLDENETYFMFYRMKPTIIVGKNQNTLEEINHTFVEKHHVHVLRRLSGGGAVYNDEGNISFSMITKDDGNSFQNFARFTEPVIQALQKLGVNAKLSGRNDIEVDGKKISGNAQFATNGRLYSHGTLLFDVDLSMLEAALQVDPEKYLSKGVKSVRSRVTTIREHLTEDMDIQAFKQILLESIFGTADIPRYIFTEEDKLAIEKIREERYLNWDWTYGKSPKATIQRKKRFPAGTIEFQLTLHKGQVKEAIIYGDFFGTKDVADLANKMLGCRFERKAIQNAWQEINTKDYFGGIEKEAILDMLFE, from the coding sequence GTGATTTATTTAGATAATGAAGATGTGCTTGATCAAGCATACAATTTTGCTATGGAAGAATATGCGCTCCGTTTTTTAGATGAGAATGAAACATATTTCATGTTTTACCGGATGAAGCCAACAATAATTGTAGGTAAAAATCAAAACACATTAGAAGAAATTAATCATACTTTTGTAGAAAAACATCATGTTCATGTTTTACGCCGGCTGTCGGGCGGTGGAGCAGTTTATAATGATGAAGGTAATATTAGTTTTAGTATGATAACAAAAGATGATGGGAATAGCTTTCAAAATTTTGCAAGATTTACAGAACCAGTTATTCAAGCACTCCAAAAGCTAGGCGTAAATGCAAAACTTAGCGGAAGAAATGATATTGAAGTGGATGGCAAAAAAATAAGCGGCAATGCACAGTTTGCGACGAATGGCCGATTATATAGTCATGGAACGTTGCTTTTCGATGTTGATTTGTCGATGCTTGAAGCGGCTCTGCAAGTAGATCCTGAAAAGTATTTATCCAAAGGGGTTAAATCTGTTCGGAGTCGTGTCACCACGATTCGGGAACATTTAACGGAAGATATGGATATCCAGGCTTTTAAACAAATTCTCCTAGAGTCTATTTTCGGAACAGCGGATATTCCACGTTATATTTTTACAGAAGAAGATAAATTAGCTATTGAAAAAATACGCGAGGAACGCTACTTGAACTGGGATTGGACATATGGTAAATCTCCAAAAGCCACTATCCAACGTAAAAAAAGATTCCCAGCTGGAACTATCGAATTTCAGCTGACTTTACACAAAGGCCAAGTAAAAGAAGCAATCATTTATGGTGATTTTTTTGGAACAAAAGATGTTGCTGATTTGGCTAACAAAATGCTTGGTTGTCGTTTTGAACGTAAAGCCATCCAAAATGCTTGGCAAGAAATAAATACAAAAGATTATTTTGGTGGAATTGAAAAAGAAGCTATTCTTGATATGTTATTTGAATAA
- a CDS encoding glycoside hydrolase family 125 protein — protein MVIANRAFIQSSTEKIKKEINNQKLAEMYERCMENTLDTTIKIRESGLTFILTGDIPAMWLRDSVCQVRPFLIFAKENEEIQSMLIGLSKEQVSLVGIDPYANAFNETPNGAGHQADKTEMHPQVWERKYEIDSLCYPIQLAYLIWKITGRTEQFDAAFFKMLQTIFAVWEVEQHHETKSPYRFERMDCVPSDTLKRDGLGTKTAYTGMLWSGFRPSDDACEYGYLIPSNMFAVVVLGYAKEIIETFYPSEKETVKQAVTLKNDIQLGIEKFGTYNHPTFGEIFAFEVDGLGNQLLMDDANVPSLLSMPIINYLEKESPIYQNTRKFILSKSNPYYFEGELAKGIGSPHTPAGYIWPIGLAIQGLTASDETEKLAILQMLLETDAGTGLMHESFHPDHPEDFTREWFSWANMMFCELVLDVAGFRMANVLKN, from the coding sequence TTGGTTATCGCAAATCGTGCTTTTATACAATCAAGTACGGAAAAAATAAAAAAAGAAATAAATAATCAAAAATTGGCTGAAATGTATGAAAGGTGTATGGAAAACACATTAGACACCACAATTAAAATTCGAGAAAGTGGTCTCACATTTATCTTAACTGGAGATATTCCAGCAATGTGGTTACGTGATTCAGTATGCCAAGTACGACCTTTTCTAATTTTTGCTAAAGAAAATGAAGAAATTCAGTCGATGTTAATTGGTCTTAGCAAGGAACAAGTGAGTTTAGTTGGAATAGATCCTTATGCTAACGCTTTCAATGAAACGCCAAATGGAGCCGGACATCAAGCAGATAAAACAGAAATGCACCCACAAGTATGGGAACGCAAATATGAGATTGATTCGTTATGTTATCCGATTCAATTAGCGTATCTTATTTGGAAAATTACCGGAAGAACAGAACAATTTGACGCAGCGTTTTTCAAGATGTTGCAAACTATTTTTGCTGTATGGGAAGTAGAGCAGCATCATGAAACAAAATCGCCTTATCGTTTTGAGCGAATGGACTGTGTTCCTTCTGATACTTTAAAAAGAGATGGATTAGGAACTAAAACTGCTTATACAGGAATGCTTTGGTCAGGATTTAGACCAAGTGATGATGCTTGTGAATATGGGTATCTCATTCCATCTAATATGTTTGCTGTAGTAGTTTTAGGTTATGCAAAAGAAATTATCGAAACATTTTATCCAAGTGAAAAGGAAACAGTGAAACAAGCAGTAACTTTAAAAAATGATATCCAATTAGGAATTGAAAAATTCGGTACATATAATCATCCTACTTTTGGTGAAATATTTGCATTTGAAGTAGATGGTCTTGGAAATCAATTATTAATGGATGACGCCAATGTTCCAAGTCTACTCTCTATGCCAATCATCAATTACCTTGAGAAAGAATCGCCAATTTATCAGAATACGCGGAAGTTTATTTTAAGTAAGTCAAATCCATATTATTTTGAAGGGGAACTGGCAAAAGGAATTGGTAGTCCGCATACACCAGCAGGATATATTTGGCCCATTGGACTGGCAATTCAAGGGTTAACAGCAAGTGATGAAACAGAAAAACTTGCTATTTTACAAATGTTGTTAGAAACGGATGCTGGAACTGGATTAATGCATGAATCGTTTCATCCAGATCACCCGGAAGACTTTACACGTGAATGGTTTTCATGGGCGAATATGATGTTTTGTGAATTAGTACTGGATGTAGCTGGGTTTCGAATGGCAAATGTTTTGAAGAACTAA
- a CDS encoding carbohydrate ABC transporter permease, with protein MATIRNKSAQIHQQRMAYLFIALPVLLLAIFMILPIGMALFVSFTDYDIVNSPNWIGFDNYIKMFRDPYFLISLKNTIIYTALFVPLGLVASLGAAILINMNKKGAGLFRTFFYVPVLCSTVATATIWYWLLNPQYGLINRVLGWFGINGPAWLYDSNWAMFAIVMMSVWMTFGTNMMIFLAGLQGIPANLYEASKIEGASKWKTFRYVTWPSLSRTTFLVTTMLIINAFQVFDQAYVLTKGGPGNSTITLVYYIYNEGFGGLKMGYASAISFVLFLIILVFSIINMRVNKEDRTA; from the coding sequence ATGGCAACGATTAGAAATAAATCTGCCCAAATACACCAACAACGAATGGCTTATCTTTTTATTGCGCTTCCGGTTTTATTACTAGCGATTTTTATGATTTTACCAATTGGAATGGCACTATTTGTCAGTTTTACTGATTATGATATTGTTAATTCTCCCAATTGGATTGGTTTCGACAATTACATCAAAATGTTTAGGGATCCATATTTTCTTATTTCATTAAAGAATACGATTATTTACACAGCTTTGTTTGTACCACTTGGTCTTGTAGCATCACTTGGGGCAGCTATCTTGATTAATATGAATAAAAAAGGGGCAGGTTTATTTCGGACATTCTTTTATGTGCCTGTATTATGCTCTACAGTAGCAACAGCGACAATATGGTATTGGTTGCTCAACCCTCAGTATGGTTTGATTAATCGAGTGTTAGGATGGTTTGGAATTAATGGTCCAGCATGGCTCTATGATTCGAACTGGGCAATGTTTGCGATTGTTATGATGAGTGTTTGGATGACATTTGGAACAAATATGATGATTTTCCTTGCAGGCCTTCAAGGTATCCCAGCTAATTTATATGAAGCTTCCAAAATAGAAGGTGCTTCAAAATGGAAGACATTTCGTTATGTCACTTGGCCATCGCTTTCACGAACCACTTTTCTTGTAACAACGATGCTAATTATTAATGCTTTTCAGGTGTTTGATCAAGCATATGTATTAACAAAAGGTGGTCCTGGAAACTCCACTATCACACTTGTCTATTATATTTACAATGAAGGTTTTGGCGGATTAAAAATGGGCTATGCTTCGGCAATTTCTTTTGTACTATTTTTAATCATACTAGTATTTTCGATTATCAATATGCGTGTGAATAAAGAAGATAGAACAGCTTAA
- a CDS encoding carbohydrate ABC transporter permease, which produces MNTIKFKKMSKSFIWYIAVLLISLVTVFPLIWTVSTSFKPTSEILSNGMNLIPKMFTWDNYKDVFSTTPFARYLVNSLILAVGGVLSNLFFGSLAGYAFAKLPFKGKKGLFMTFLGSMMIPAVVTMIPSFLVLKNFPLMGGNDITGHGGMGFINTYWAILIPGAAGAFSIFFMKQFFETLPDELSEAARIDGCSEFKIFWKIYMPLAKTALATLGIMTFQAGWNQFMWPLIVLNSQKMMTVQVGLASFQYNESANYGALMAGTIVSTIPVLFVFIFAQKYFVEGIAHNGGK; this is translated from the coding sequence ATGAATACCATAAAATTTAAAAAAATGAGCAAGTCGTTCATTTGGTATATTGCAGTACTTCTAATTAGTTTAGTAACTGTATTTCCACTTATTTGGACAGTATCGACTTCCTTTAAACCAACGAGTGAAATTTTAAGTAATGGCATGAATTTAATTCCTAAAATGTTTACTTGGGATAATTACAAAGATGTATTTAGTACGACACCATTTGCCCGCTATCTAGTCAACTCTTTAATACTTGCAGTTGGTGGTGTGCTCTCTAATTTATTCTTTGGTTCACTTGCTGGTTACGCGTTTGCTAAACTGCCTTTTAAAGGGAAAAAAGGACTGTTTATGACATTTTTAGGAAGTATGATGATTCCGGCAGTAGTGACCATGATTCCATCTTTCCTTGTATTAAAGAATTTTCCATTGATGGGTGGTAATGATATTACTGGTCATGGTGGAATGGGTTTTATTAATACTTATTGGGCAATTTTGATTCCAGGAGCTGCTGGTGCATTTTCCATCTTTTTCATGAAACAGTTCTTTGAAACGTTACCAGATGAACTTTCAGAAGCAGCAAGAATAGACGGTTGTTCGGAGTTTAAAATCTTTTGGAAAATCTATATGCCACTTGCTAAAACAGCACTAGCTACACTTGGAATAATGACATTTCAGGCTGGCTGGAATCAGTTCATGTGGCCATTGATTGTTCTTAATTCACAAAAAATGATGACAGTTCAAGTAGGACTTGCTTCTTTTCAATATAACGAGAGCGCCAATTATGGGGCTTTAATGGCCGGGACAATTGTTTCCACCATTCCAGTATTATTTGTATTTATTTTTGCACAAAAATATTTTGTCGAAGGTATCGCGCATAATGGCGGTAAATAA
- a CDS encoding ABC transporter substrate-binding protein, whose product MKKVLLAILSMVLLLSLAACGGGSDSGKDKDGKEEIVMWGSWSGDQIKQLEKQIDSYNKSQDKYKVKYVMQENVEEKLLTGIAGGELPDIIMWDRYQTALYAPKGVLEPLDKLVKEDKVKMDDFYEESVKEMTYSDKLYGLPLLNDNRILFYNKKLLQEAGVKPPTTWDELATAAQKTTKWDGSKMTQAGMSLQDVGLFNLYLMQAGGELVTSDNKKTAFNSEQGLEVLNYWDKMQNDLKVYQRGFDDGSDAFAAGKEAMTYNGPWALADYNKVEDLDYGVVEPPKGPNGDKGAIMGGFGLVMPKQAEHKDGAWDFMKWWTTKPENGVEFAKISGWLPANKIAAENEYFTKDPNYSVFVNTMKYAKIRPTVAGYADVEGLAMKPQFEKFMNGNISAEKALSQAEKEGNQILKEERDK is encoded by the coding sequence ATGAAAAAAGTATTATTAGCAATTCTTAGTATGGTATTGTTGCTTAGTTTAGCAGCTTGTGGTGGAGGTTCAGACAGTGGGAAGGACAAGGACGGTAAAGAAGAAATTGTTATGTGGGGCTCCTGGTCAGGGGATCAAATTAAACAGTTAGAAAAACAAATCGATAGTTATAATAAGTCACAAGATAAATATAAAGTAAAATATGTGATGCAAGAAAATGTGGAAGAAAAATTACTAACAGGAATAGCAGGTGGTGAACTTCCTGATATTATCATGTGGGATCGCTATCAAACAGCTCTTTATGCTCCAAAAGGCGTGCTTGAACCTCTAGATAAACTAGTTAAAGAAGATAAAGTGAAGATGGATGATTTTTATGAAGAATCAGTGAAAGAAATGACTTATAGTGATAAATTATATGGTTTACCACTATTAAATGATAATCGAATTCTATTTTATAATAAAAAATTATTACAAGAAGCTGGCGTAAAACCTCCAACTACTTGGGATGAATTAGCAACTGCTGCACAGAAAACAACGAAGTGGGATGGAAGTAAAATGACACAAGCAGGAATGTCACTTCAAGATGTTGGCTTGTTTAACTTGTATTTAATGCAAGCAGGCGGCGAACTAGTAACTTCTGATAATAAGAAAACAGCATTCAATTCAGAACAAGGTTTAGAAGTGCTTAATTACTGGGATAAAATGCAAAATGATTTAAAAGTGTACCAACGTGGTTTTGATGATGGTTCCGATGCTTTTGCAGCTGGAAAAGAAGCAATGACATATAACGGACCGTGGGCTTTAGCAGATTATAATAAAGTAGAAGACCTTGATTATGGTGTAGTCGAACCACCTAAAGGACCAAATGGTGATAAAGGGGCTATCATGGGCGGATTTGGATTAGTAATGCCTAAACAAGCCGAACACAAAGATGGTGCATGGGACTTTATGAAGTGGTGGACAACAAAACCAGAAAATGGTGTAGAATTTGCCAAAATTAGTGGTTGGTTACCAGCGAATAAAATTGCTGCTGAAAATGAATACTTTACGAAAGACCCAAATTATTCTGTTTTTGTAAATACAATGAAATACGCTAAAATTCGTCCAACCGTTGCTGGTTATGCAGATGTAGAAGGTTTAGCAATGAAACCTCAATTTGAAAAATTCATGAATGGTAATATTTCCGCTGAAAAAGCCTTATCACAAGCTGAAAAAGAAGGAAACCAAATTTTAAAAGAAGAGAGAGATAAATAA
- a CDS encoding glycoside hydrolase family 76 protein, producing MKWSEYANLAQQSLEKFYLADTKEQFLNNFYPTENPEEDNKVFNYWWLAHLVEVRLDAYLRTNKQADLEIAEHTYMHNKTRNGGTLVHDFYDDMLWNALAAFRLYKTTGKKLYLEDAKLVWQNLVDTGWNDTMGGGFAWRRPQMYYKNTPVNAPFIILSCWLYNELHETKYLEWAIKTYEWQTKVLVRKDGFVEDGINRLEDGAIDTEWKFTYNQGVYIGANLELYRITKEAKYLATANKTADISLKELTEDGIFKDEGNGGDEGLFKGIFYRYFTDLIEETANKTYLDFVFNSCQILVDNAKVDGYLLMGMNWKEKPSGKIPYSAELSGMIALEMAAKLER from the coding sequence ATGAAATGGTCCGAATATGCAAATTTAGCGCAACAAAGTTTAGAAAAATTTTATCTTGCGGATACAAAAGAACAATTTTTAAATAACTTTTATCCAACAGAGAATCCAGAAGAAGATAATAAAGTTTTTAATTACTGGTGGCTAGCTCACTTGGTTGAAGTACGATTAGATGCTTACTTACGTACAAATAAACAAGCGGATTTAGAGATAGCGGAACATACCTATATGCACAATAAAACCAGAAATGGTGGGACACTTGTTCATGATTTTTATGACGATATGCTTTGGAATGCGCTTGCGGCGTTTCGTCTTTACAAAACTACCGGAAAAAAACTGTATTTAGAAGATGCGAAATTAGTTTGGCAAAATCTTGTGGATACAGGTTGGAATGACACAATGGGAGGCGGTTTTGCTTGGCGTCGACCACAAATGTATTACAAAAATACACCCGTGAATGCACCTTTTATTATTCTTTCTTGTTGGTTATATAACGAGCTCCATGAAACGAAATATTTAGAATGGGCTATTAAAACTTACGAATGGCAAACGAAAGTACTTGTTCGCAAAGATGGATTTGTAGAAGATGGAATTAACCGTTTAGAGGACGGAGCTATTGATACAGAATGGAAATTCACTTATAACCAAGGTGTGTATATTGGAGCTAATTTAGAATTATATCGTATTACTAAAGAAGCAAAATATTTAGCTACTGCGAATAAAACTGCGGATATATCATTAAAAGAATTAACGGAAGATGGTATATTTAAAGACGAAGGTAATGGCGGAGATGAGGGCCTATTTAAAGGGATTTTTTACAGATACTTTACTGATTTAATCGAAGAAACTGCGAATAAAACTTATCTGGATTTTGTATTTAATAGCTGTCAAATATTAGTTGATAATGCAAAAGTAGATGGATATTTATTAATGGGAATGAATTGGAAAGAAAAACCATCTGGAAAAATTCCTTATTCAGCAGAATTAAGTGGAATGATCGCACTTGAAATGGCTGCAAAATTAGAACGTTAA